In uncultured Cohaesibacter sp., a genomic segment contains:
- a CDS encoding (2Fe-2S)-binding protein, whose amino-acid sequence MSEKAWREQLNTRQPASEKRLTVAWPMPRLAPVSTSVLFSKGSMMLSLFMKVCSCKIWFAGLFANGLWRAYMRRCASNAASLPATNGFLMIICHCNKITDKEILEIGDGIAQENPDAPIHSNQIYQQRGCKAKCGCCRPMIEALLLRDGHDVAVARTHEIAKAKHPHFHGAPNDCPGFS is encoded by the coding sequence TTGTCTGAAAAGGCATGGCGGGAGCAGCTGAATACACGCCAGCCCGCCTCGGAAAAGCGTTTGACGGTGGCATGGCCAATGCCGCGGCTGGCGCCGGTCAGCACAAGCGTTCTTTTTTCCAAAGGCTCCATGATGCTATCCCTTTTCATGAAAGTGTGTTCTTGCAAGATATGGTTTGCGGGGCTATTTGCCAATGGCCTCTGGCGCGCCTATATGAGAAGGTGCGCTTCCAATGCAGCCAGTCTGCCAGCAACAAACGGCTTTTTGATGATCATCTGCCACTGCAATAAAATTACCGATAAGGAAATCCTTGAGATTGGCGACGGGATCGCACAAGAGAACCCGGATGCTCCGATCCACTCCAACCAGATCTATCAGCAGCGGGGATGCAAGGCCAAATGCGGATGCTGCCGCCCGATGATCGAAGCGTTGCTGTTGCGTGATGGCCATGATGTCGCTGTCGCAAGAACCCATGAAATCGCCAAGGCCAAACACCCGCATTTTCACGGGGCACCGAACGATTGTCCCGGCTTCTCTTGA